DNA sequence from the Oncorhynchus kisutch isolate 150728-3 unplaced genomic scaffold, Okis_V2 Okis07a-Okis12b_hom, whole genome shotgun sequence genome:
acagacggagagagagacagagagagagacagacagagacagagagagacagacagagagacagacagagagagagacagagagagagacagacagagacagagagagacagacagagagagagacagagagagacagacagagagagagacagagagagagagagacagacagagagagagacagagagagagagagacagagagagacagagagagagacagagagagacagacagacagagagagagacagagagagagacagacagacagacagagagagagacagacagagagaccgacagagacagagagagacagacagacagagagagagacagagagagagagagaccatgtccTCCATTGTATGACTTCTTTGACCCTTagttattgttgttactgattGTCtggttgattattattattatttaaaattaTGTTAATATTGCAAATTAATCACTTCATTATGTTAATATTAGTACATTCATTCATTTCCAAAGTACGTTTCATTGTTACTCCACGCCAataaaccgtgtgtgtgtgtgtgtgtgtgtgtgtgtgtgtgtgtgtgtgtgtgtgtgtgtaaatgtgtgtgtgtgtgtgtgtgtgtgtgtgtgtgtgtgtgtgtgtgtgtaggtatcgTCTGGCAGGTCTACCAGGAGAGTACCAAGAGAAGAATATCTCTAGTCCAGAGACGAACTACTGTCTCCTATCAGACCTCATAATCTGGACTCAGTATCAGATACAACTGGCTGCCTACACTGCTGCAGGCCTGGGGGAGTACAGTACTGCTGTTACTGAGTACACACTACAGGGAGGTaggtactatacactatatacactatacactgctGCAGGCCTGGGGGAGTACAGTACTGCTGTTACTGAGTACACACTACAGGGAGGTaggtactatacactatatactatatacactatacactatacactgctGCAGGCCTGGGGGAGTACAGTACTGCTGTTACTGAGTACACACTACAGGGAGGTaggtactatacactatatacactatacactgctGCAGGCCTGGGGGAGTACAGTACTGCTGTTACTGAGTACACACTACAGGGAGGTaggtactatacactatacactatatacactatacactatacactatacactatacactatacactatacactatacactatacactatacactatacactgctGCAGGCCTGGGGAGTACAGTACTGCTGTTACTGAGTACACACTACAGGGAGGTaggtactatacactatatactatatacactatacactatacactatacactatacactatatacactatatacactatacactgctGCAGGCCTGGGGGAGTACAGTACTGCTGTTACTGAGTACACACTACAGGGAGGTaggtactatacactatacactatatacactatacactatacactatacactatacactatacactatacactatatacactatacactatacacactgctGCAGGCCTGGGGGAGTACAGTACTGCTGTTACTGAGTACACACTACAGGGAGGTaggtactatacactatatactatatacactatacactatacactatacactatatacactatacactatacactgctGCAGGCCTGGGGGAGTACAGTACTGCTGTTACTGAGTACACACTACAGGGAGGTaggtactatacactatacactatatacactatatacactatatactgcTGCAGGCCTGGGGGAGTACAGTACTGCTGTTACTGAGTACACACTACAGGGAGGTaggtactatacactatacactatatacactatacactatacactatacacactgctGCAGGCCTGGGGGAGTACAGTACTGCTGTTACTGAGTACACACTACAGGGAGGTaggtactatacactatacactatatacactatatacactatacactatatacactatacactgctGCAGGCCTGGGGGAGTACAGTACTGCTGTTACTGAGTACACACTACAGGGAGGTaggtaatatacactatatacactatatacactctatacactatatacactatatacactatacactatatacactacatacactatatacactatatacactatacactatatacactatacacactatacacactatatacactatacacactatacactatatacactatacactatacacactatacactatacacactatacactatatacactatacactatatatactatacactgCTGCAGGCCTGGGGGAGTACAGTACTGCTGTTACTGAGTACACACTACAGGGAGGTaggtactatacactatacactatatacactatacacactatacatgatgtacactatacactatatacactatatacactatacactatatacactatacacactatacatgatgtacactatacactatatacactatatacactatacacactatacactatacactatatacactatatacactatacactgctGCAGGCCTGGGGGAGTATAGTACTGCTGTTACTGAGTACACACTACAGAGAGGTaggtactatacactatacacactatacactatatacactatacactatacactatatacactatacactatatacactatatactgcTGCAGGCCTGGGGGAGTATAGTACTGCTGTTACTGAGTACACACTACAGAGAGGTaggtactatacactatacactatatacactatacactatacactatacactatatacactatacactatacactatacactatatacactatatacactatacactatatacactatacactatatacactatacactatacactatactctatacactatatacactatactctatacactatacactatatacactatactctatacactatacactatatacactatacactatacactatacactatatacactatacactatacactatatacactatacactatacactatacactatatacactatactctatacactatacactatatacactatactctatacactatacactatatacactatacactatatacactatacactatacactatacactatatacacgatacactatatacactatacactatatacactatacactatatacactaacactatacactatatacactatacactatacactatacactatatacactatacactatatacactatacactatacactatatacacgatacactatatacactatacactatacactatacactatatacactatacactatatacactatacactatacactatatacactatactctatacactatacactatacactatatacactatactctatacactatacactatatacactatactctatacactatacactatatacactatacactatatacactatacactatatacactatactctatacactatacactatatacactatacactatatacactatacactatacactatacactatatacactatactctatacactatacactatatacactatactctatacactatacactatatacactatattctatacactatacactatatacactatacactatatacactatactctatacactatacactatatacactatacactgctGAGGGAGTTTACACTACATTATTAGAGGGAGTTTACACTATATGATTAGAGAGAGTTTACACTAGGTTATTAGGGGGAGTTTATTTTCTAATGAGTGttgggaagtgaacaagtgcacacttcaggagaaattACAGGCTATTGGGATGcaaccagagtgtgtgtgtctgacgtgtccctcttcctgtctctctctgtgtctctccagtCCCCACAGCGCCCCCGCAGGCTGTAGAGGTAACAGCAGTCAGCTCCTCCGCTATCAGATTCACCTGGAACCCTCCGCCTCAGCAGTTCATCAACGGGATCAACCAGGGATACAAGGTAGGAACCAGTCAATCAACCAGGGATACAAGGTAGGAACCAGTCAATCAACCAGGGATACAAGGTAGGAACCAGTCAATCAACCAGGGATACAAGGTAGGAACCAGTCAATCAACCAGGGATGCAAGGTAGGAACCAGTCAATCAACCAGGGATGCAAGGTAGGAACCAGTCAATCAACCAGGGATACAAGGTAGGAAACAGTCAGGAaacagttagggttagggttagcccacATTGTTCAGGATGTTTGTGTTCATGTTTTTctgaaacatctctctctctctctctctctctaactctcatcccctctctctctctctcctccccccccctctctctctctctctctctctctctctctctctctcatcccctctctctctctctctctcctcccctctctctttctcctcctctctctcctcccctctctctccccttctctcctcccctctctcctcccctctctctcctcccgtctctctcctcccctctcctcccatctctctcctcccctctcctcccatctctctcctcccctctctctcctcccctctctctcctcccctctctctccccttctctcctcccctctctcctcccctctctctcctcccctctctctcccctctttctctcctgtctcttctctctcccctctctctctcctctctctctcctctctcccctccttaccctctcctcatctttctctcctctctcccctcacccctctatctttccctctctctcattcagttGCTAGTCTGGCCAGAGCACTCCCCCGAGGCTGTAACCATAGTGACCATCACCCCCGACTACCCCGGTTCCCGCCTCACCGGATTGGTTGTTGGACTAAGGAAGTTCACCTGGTATCTAGGCTCCACCCTCTGCTTCACTACGCCCGGCGATGGACCCAAGAGCCCTCCCATACTACTACAGACACACGAagacagtacgcacacacacactcacacacacagacacacaaacacacacacacacgcacacacacacgcacacgcacacacacacacagacacacacacacacagacacacacacacacacacgcgcacttctctctccctctctcccccttctctcttcctctctcccccttctctctccctctatcccccctctctctccctctctgggatGGGGGTATTGTACAATAGATATTGATTGGGTGTAGGGTGTGTATCAGGGTTAACGGTGGGTATAATTAATGAACAATAGaaattgattgtgtgtgtgtgtgtgtgtgtgtgtgcgtgtgtgtctgtgtctatgtgtgcgtgcgtctgtgtgtgtgtgtgtgcgtgcgtgtgtgtctgtctatgtgtgcgtgtgcgtgtgtctgtgtgtgtgcgtgtgcgtgcgtgcgtgtgtgtgtctgtgtgtgtctgcgtgtctgtatgtgtgtgtctgtgtgtgtgtgtctgtgtgtgtgtgtctgtgtgtgtctgtatgtctgtatgtgtgtgtctgtgtgtgtgtctgtgtgtgtgtgtgtgtgtgtgtgtgtgtgtgtgtgtgtgtgtgtgtgtgtgtgtgtgtgtgtgtgtgtgtgtgtgtacagctccAGGTCCGGTGGGTCACTTGAGCTTCACTGAGATCCTGGACACGTCTCTGAGGGTGAGCTGGGCAGAGCCTAAAGACAAGAACGGCATCATCACAGGTGAGATGGAACACTGGGGTACTCTAGAACCCTGCTCTAGAACTACAACactagaatcctgttctagaacTACAACACTAGAGCCCTTCTCTAGAACTAAAACACTAGAACTATACTATAGAACTACAACATTAGAACTCTGCTCTAGAACTACAACACTAGAACTATACTCTAGAACTACAACACTAGAACTACACTCTAGAACTACAACACTAGAACTATACTCTAGAACTACAACACTAGAACTCTGCTCTAGAACCACAACACTAGAACTCTGCTCTAGAACTTCAACACTAGAACTATACTATAGAACTACAACACTAGAACTCTGCTCTAGAACTACAACATTAGAACTCTGCTCTAGAACTACAACATTAGAACTCTGCTCTAGAACTACAACATTAGAACTCTGCTCTAGAACTACAACATTAGAACTCTGCTCTAGAACTAAATGTATTTTCCCATTCCATGGCACTGTGTGCTCACGTGGGCCTAAATGTGTTTATGAATAACATCTATACAACGTCTATACAACGTCTATGCAACGTCTATACAATGTCTATGCAACGTCTATACAATGTCTATACAACGTCTATGCAACGTCTATACAACGTCTATGCAACGTCTATGCAACGTCTATGCAACATCTATACAATGTCTATACAACGTCTATACAACGTCTATGCAACGTCTATACAACGTCTATGCAACGTCTATGCAACATCTATACAATGTCTATACAACGTCTATACAACGTCTATACAACGTCTATGCAACATCTATACAACGTCTATACAACGTCTATACAACGTCTTTACAACGTCTATACAACGTCTATGCAACGTCTATGCAACGTCTATACAACGTCTATACAACGTCTATACAACGTCTATGCAACGTCTATGCAACGTCTATACAACGTCTATACAACGTCTATGCAACGTCTATGCAACGTCTATACAACGTCTATACAACGTCTATACAACGTCTATACAACGTTCTAGGCTCCTGTCAGTTGTAGCTGTGAGGCAGATTCTCAAAACAATCCTCAAACAATATGGCATTTATAGAAGGACTGAGTTTGGACGAGCCTGTCTTTGGTAATTGGACGAGCCTGTCTTTGGTAGTTGGACCAGCCTGTCTTTGGTAATTGGACGAGCCTGTCTATTGGTAATTGGACGAGCCTGTCTTTGGTAATTGGACGAGCCTGTCTTTGGTAGTTGGACGAGCCTGTCTTTGGTAATTGGACGAGCCTGTCTTTGGTAGTTGGACGAGCCTGTCTTTGGTAATTGGACGAGCCTGTCTTTGGTAGTTGGACGAGCCTGTCTATTGGTAATTGGACGAGCCTGTCTTTGGTAATTGGACGAGCCTGTCTTTGGTAATTGGACGAGCCTGTCTTTGGTAGTTGGACGAGCCTGTCTTTGGTAATTGGACGAGCCTGTCTTTGGTAGTTGGACGAGCCTGTCTTTGGTAATTGGACGAGCCTGTCTTTGGTAGTTGGACGAGCCTGTCTTTGGTAGTTGGACGAGCCTGTCTTTGGTAGTTGGACCAGCCTGTTTTTGGTAATTGGACGAGTCTGACTTTGGTAGTTGGACGAGCATGTCTTTGGTAGTTGGACGAGCCTGTCTTTGGTAGTTGGACGAGCCTGTCTTTGGTAATTGGACGAGCCTGTCTTTGGTAGTTGGACGAGCCTGTCTTTGGTAATTGGACGGGCATGTCTTTGGTAGTTGGACGAGCCTGTCTTTGGTAATTGGACGAGCCTGTCTTTGGTAATTGGACGAGCCTGTCTTTGGTAATTGGACGAGCCTGTCTTTGGTAATTGGACGAGCCTGTCTTTGGTAATTGGACGAGCCTGTCTTTGGTAGTTGGACCAGCCTGTCTTTGGTAATTGGATGAGCCTGTCTTTGGTAATTGGACCAGCCTGTCTTTGTTAGTTGGACGAGCCTGTCTTTGGTAATTGGACGAGCCTGTCTTTGGTAATTGGATGAGCCTGTCTTTGGTAGTTGGACGAGCCTGTCTTTGGTAATTGGACGAGCCTGTCTTTGGTAGTTGGACGAGCCTGTCTTTGGTAATTGGACGAGCCTGTCTTTGGTAGTTGGACCAGCCTGTCTTTGGTAATTGGACGAGCCTGTCTTTGGTAGTTGGACGAGCCTGTCTTTGGTAGTTGGACGAGCCTGTCTTTGGTAGTTGGACGAGCCTGTCTTTGGTAATTGGACGAGCCTGTCTTTGGTAGTTGGACCAGCCTGTCTTTGGTAATTGGACGAGCCTGTCTTTGGTAGTTGGACGAGCCTGTCTTTGGTAATTGGACGAGCCTGTCTTTGGTAATTGGACGAGCCTGTCTTTGGTAATTGGACGAGCCTGTCTTTGGTAGTTGGACGAGCCTGTCTTTGGTAATTGGACGAGCCTGTCTTTGGTAGTTGGACGAGCCTGTCTTTGGTAGTTGTACGAGCCTGTCTTTGGTAGTTGGACCAGCCTGTCTTTGGTAATTCGACGAGCCTGTCTTTGGGATTTGGTAATTGGACGAGCCTGTCTTTGGTAATTGGATGAGCCTGTCTTTGGTAATTGGACGAGCCTGTCTTTGGTAATTGGACTAGCCTGTCTTTGGTAATTGGACGAGCCTGTCTTTGGTAATTGGACGAGCCTGTCTTTGGTAGTTGGATGAGCCT
Encoded proteins:
- the LOC116360070 gene encoding protein sidekick-1-like: MQSRGQGTGRQVGSGSVQAEVRLMLREEAPSAPPKNMVASGRTNQSIMVQWQPPPEPQHNGLLRGYVLRYRLAGLPGEYQEKNISSPETNYCLLSDLIIWTQYQIQLAAYTAAGLGEYSTAVTEYTLQGVPTAPPQAVEVTAVSSSAIRFTWNPPPQQFINGINQGYKLLVWPEHSPEAVTIVTITPDYPGSRLTGLVVGLRKFTWYLGSTLCFTTPGDGPKSPPILLQTHEDTPGPVGHLSFTEILDTSLRVSWAEPKDKNGIITGYVILWCVSGSATGSGSGSEGNASCEERALSNSTLQYKVTSLTSMTSYALEVAAMTAAGRGVATTSTISSGVPPGQTTHHHHHHHIPSCV